The following coding sequences are from one Purpureocillium takamizusanense chromosome 14, complete sequence window:
- a CDS encoding Thiol oxidase (COG:O~EggNog:ENOG503P480), with protein sequence MARRQHLTASLILGLVVFFSITFFMTAGSTSGRNVADVSPGAARSAPEKPLSRPPDTQHGSASSSPFAVDLESAGDLFEGDSIAPKMENATLKAELGRATWRFLHTMVARFPEKPTPDDRKTLETFIHLFGRLYPCGDCARHFRSLLAKYPPQTSSRNAAAGWLCFAHNVVNERLQKPVFDCNNIGDFYDCGCGDEGKKDKKKEEGKRDDDASATPGDVDKTS encoded by the exons AtggcgcgccggcagcatcTCACCGCGTCGCTCATCCTggggctcgtcgtcttcttcagcaTCACCTTCTTCATGACCGCCGGCTCCACCAGCGGTCGCAACGTCGCCGATGTGtcccccggcgccgcgcggtcTGCCCCGGAGAAGCCGCTGAGCAGGCCGCCCGACACGCAGCACGGCagtgcgtcgtcgtcgcccttcGCGGTCGACCTGGAGAGCGCCGGCGATCTCTTCGAGGGCGACTCAATAGCCCCCAAGATGGAGAACGCGACGCTGAA AGCCGAGCTCGGCCGCGCGACCTGGAGGTTTCTGCACACCATGGTCGCCCGCTTCCCCGAGAAGCCGACGCCCGACGACCGCAAGACGCTCGAGACCTTCATCCACCTCTTCGGACGGCTGTACCCGTGCGGCGATTGCGCGAGGCACTTTCGAAGCCTCCTGGCGAAATACCCGCCGCAGACGAGCAGTCGCAACGCAGCGGCCGGCTGGCTTTGCTTCGCGCACAACGTCGTCAACGAGCGCCTACAGAAGCCCGTCTTCGACTGTAACAACATCGGTGACTTTTACgactgcggctgcggcgacgagggcaagaaggacaagaagaaggaggagggaaaGCGAGACGATGATGCGTCCGCTACTCCAGGAGACGTTGACAAGACATCGTGA
- the PRE3 gene encoding Proteasome endopeptidase complex (EggNog:ENOG503NVT2~MEROPS:MER0001645~COG:O): MEFGHKGVLNEDGIHVDMDRLKKGEVNLGTSIMAVTFKDGVILGADSRTTTGAYIANRVTDKLTRVHDTIWCCRSGSAADTQAVADIVQYQLGLFAMHSGKPPMTQTAASIFQEICYSNKDRLSAGLIIAGWDERFGGQVYSIPLGGSLHKQAYAIGGSGSTYIYGYCDANWKEGMEEADAVDFVKGALREAIKWDGSSGGVIRMVVLTKKGADRHLYLPDTDYKVRHE, translated from the exons ATGGAGTTTGGCCACAAGGGAGTGTTGAACGAGG ATGGCATCCACGTCGACATGGACCGATTGAAGAAGGGCGAGGTCAA CCTGGGAACCTCAATCATGGCGGTGACATTCAAAGACGGCGTCATTCTGG GTGCCGACTctcggacgacgaccggCGCCTACATTGCGAACCGAGTGACGGACAAGTTGACGAGGGTACACGACACCATCTGGTGCTGCCGGTcaggctcggcggcggacacACAGGCCGTGGCGGACATTGTTCAATACCAGCTGGGCCTGTTCGCCATGCACAGCGGGAAGCCGCCGATgacgcagacggcggcgtcgataTTCCAGGAGATTTGCTACTCCAACAAGGACCGCCTGAG CGCGGGCTTGATCATTGCCGGTTGGGATGAGCGGTTTGGCGGCCAAGTCTACTCCATCCCGCTTGGCGGCTCGCTGCACAAGCAGGCGTACGCGATTGGCGGCTCGGGTTCGACCTACATCTACGGCTACTGCGATGCTAACTGGAAGGAGggcatggaggaggcggatgcCGTCGACTTCGTCAAGGGCGCGCTGCGAGAGGCGATCAAGTGGGATGGCAGCTCAGGCGGCGTGATCCGCATGGTGGTGCTGACGAAGAAGGGAGCCGACAGGCACCTGTACCTGCCGGACACGGACTACAAGGTGCGGCACGAGTAG
- the PCL7 gene encoding cyclin-like protein interacting with PHO85 (COG:S~EggNog:ENOG503NW3Y~BUSCO:EOG09263L00), protein MAAVVGELVSDLSRFHDMIVTPSSTLHQQAQHQHRRPSSPSVSPRPSSRSRSSHRPAHATASTTSPSPRRPAHCTQSSARTVPGRHRQREPSAAPSPASVVADSLHSETTRITTDDVAATTTAARKRGYGPSTTGDSRIPSPPPSSSPAVAAGPAEADDAKTASMASQLGDRVSDPRSALPPDTADMSAPAQRQQPSPPDDGLQAPYTPAPYLVSTAAAAPQQTVVHVRDLAHIQTLAGANVLGGTGASAAGDAPIRYEISGMPISDIIEMVAALLTKITSTNDLQHDAMQRNVAHQQQANQNSDNAGGSQMSPLSHSVLAFHGKNVPAITILSYLSRIHKYCPTTYEVFLSLLVYFDRMTERVNDMVMKTEEARRQPMSRPASSHQPTTQHDTAMRDDPPAARGSDESDSDLADDDDDDDMVDSPTSSARREASRIITVPDEQAPAIGPATYFVVDSFNIHRLIIAGVTCASKFFSDVFYTNSRYAKVGGLPLAELNHLEIQFLVLNDFRLAVPVEDLEAYATMLVEFYAREVVAHKTAPEPAS, encoded by the exons ATGGCAGCTGTAGTCGGCGAACTCGTCTCCGATCTGTCCCGCTTCCATGATATGATCGTCACCCCCTCGTCGACTTTACACCAGCAAGCTCAACAtcaacaccgccgcccttcgtctccctccgtctccccgcgcccgtcctcgcgctcgcgctcctcgcaTCGTCCGGCAcacgcgacggcctcgacgacgtcgccctctccgcgccgtcccgcccaTTGTACTCAGTCGTCGGCAAGGACGGTGCCTGGTCGCCACCGGCAGCGCGAGCCATCCGCGgctccctctcccgcctCTGTCGTCGCCGATAGCCTTCACAGCGAAACGACTCGCATCACAaccgacgacgtggccgccaccaccaccgccgctcGCAAGAGGGGCTACGGGCCGTCCACTACGGGCGACTCGCGCATCCCTTCCCCGCctccctcatcgtcgcccgctgtcgccgccggtccTGCCGAAGCTGACGATGCAAAGACGGCATCTATGGCATCACAGCTCGGAGACCGCGTCTCCGATCCTCGCTCGGCTTTGCCCCCTGATACAGCCGACATGAGTGCTCCCgcgcaacggcagcaacCGTCGCcacccgacgacggcctccaGGCCCCCTACACACCCGCCCCGTATCTGGTATCGactgccgcagcagctccacAGCAGACCGTCGTCCACGTCCGCGATCTCGCCCACATACAGACCCTCGCGGGCGCCAACGTGTTGGGGGGCACCggggccagcgcggcgggcgatgccCCCATCAGGTACGAGATCAGCGGCATGCCCATCAGCGACATCATCGAGATGGTCGCCGCTCTATTAACAAAAATCACTTCCACCAACGACCTGCAACACGATGCCATGCAGCGCAACGTTgcccaccagcagcaggccaacCAAAACAGCGACAACGCGGGCGGCTCCCAGATGAGCCCCTTGAGCCATTCGGTACTCGCCTTCCACGGCAAGAATGTGCCTGCCATTACCATCCTGAGCTACCTGTCTCGCATTCACAAGTACTGCCCGACTACATACGAGGTTTTCCTCAGCCTGCTCGTCTACTTTGACCGCATGACGGAACGCGTCAATGACATGGTCATGAAGACGGAAGAGGCGCGGCGACAGCCCATGTCCCGCCCTGCGTCATCCCACCAGCCCACCACTCAGCATGACACCGCGATGCGCGacgacccgcccgccgcccgcggttCGGACGAGAGCGACTCGGACCTcgctgacgatgacgacgacgacgacatggtcgACTCCCCCACTAGCTCTGCTCGCAGAGAGGCCAGCCGGATCATCACGGTGCCTGACGAGCAAGCCCCCGCCATTGGACCTGCTACGTATTTCGTCGTTGATAGCTTCAACATTCACCGACTAAtcatcgccggcgtcaccTGCGCCAGCAAGTTCTTCTCAGACGTCTTCTATACCAATTCTAGATACGCCAAG GTCGGTGGCCTGCCTCTTGCCGAACTCAACCATCTCGAGATTCAGTTTCTTGTTTTGAACGACTTTCGTCTCGCTGTGCCCGTTGAAGACCTCGAAGCATACGCGACGATGCTTGTCGAATTCTATGCCCGTGAGGTGGTTGCGCACAAAACGGCACCTGAACCGGCGTCCTAG
- a CDS encoding uncharacterized protein (EggNog:ENOG503Q5IN), with protein sequence MSSITTTTSTTVSRRDAASSSSTAHNATSSSVSLPSDRDIWPAAASMPDPDPIKVVPPPWTLNGDVYCISFWTSGAAARKLPQHAYSPLEAGTEFANPPGSHPVGGLSMIQIIRYRDSPVGPYDELLVVPGSFDWRRDGPDGRPEVGRNPRITRIYVSQKHTCYNGRVNWNCPKHLAKFDWDYGPNDSVSVKVYPHDTTDDITESKPSTVPFFQATFKPVSYVPSFPFATRWANYLGFETTLAMPPVPQGQGSHGELPSTDIWCKVIPLQYSRTTRAGWFDMSMRDDKGELIGEYENFWPGMGRWQLGVKMENADLSFDHATETWKPHKSRAHL encoded by the exons ATGAGCTCCATCACAACCACCACGTCAACCACCGTCTCTCGCAGAgacgcggcctcgtcgtcgtccacggcgcACAacgcgacctcgtcgtcggtctcgTTGCCATCGGACAGGGACATTTGGCCagccgcggcgtcgatgcctGACCCGGATCCGATCAAAGTCGTACCGCCCCCATGGACGCTCAACGGCGATGTCTATTGCATTTCCTTCTGGACGTCGGGGGCCGCCGCTAGAAAGCTGCCGCAGCACGCCTATTCGCCACTCGAGGCAGGCACCGAATTCGCCAACCCGCCCGGCAGCCATCCCGTGGGGGGCCTCAGTATGATCCAGATTATCCGATACCGAGACTCTCCCGTCGGCCCGTACGACGAGCTGTTGGTCGTCCCGGGCTCCTTCGATTGGCGCCGTGACGGCCCGGACGGCCGCCCGGAGGTGGGGCGCAACCCCCGAATTACTCGCATCTACGTTTCTCAAAAACACACATGTTACAACGGCCGCGTCA ACTGGAATTGTCCCAAGCATCTGGCCAAGTTCGATTGGGATTACGGCCCCAATGACTCGGTGTCAGTCAAAGTCTATCCTCACgacaccaccgacgacatcACCGAATCGAAGCCCAGCACGGTCCCTTTCTTCCAGGCCACCTTCAAGCCTGTATCCTACGTGCCTTCGTTCCCTTTCGCCACGCGGTGGGCCAATTACCTTGGCTTCGAGACCACGCTTGCCATGCCTCCGGTGCCGCAGGGCCAAGGCAGCCACGGCGAGCTTCCGAGCACAGACATATGGTGCAAGGTCATCCCACTGCAGTACAGCCGAACGACGCGCGCTGGCTGGTTCGACATGTCTATgcgcgacgacaagggcgagcTTATCGGCGAGTACGAGAACTTTTGGCCAGGCATGGGCCGCTGGCAGCTCGGTGTCAAGATGGAGAATGCCGACCTGAGTTTCGACCATGCCACCGAGACTTGGAAGCCGCACAAATCCAGAGCGCACCTCTAG